Proteins from a genomic interval of Brachybacterium vulturis:
- the rsmA gene encoding 16S rRNA (adenine(1518)-N(6)/adenine(1519)-N(6))-dimethyltransferase RsmA: MTGADAAHAGMLLSARDIRELAEAAGIRPSKQRGQNFVMDPNTVRTIVGRAGVEPGQAVLEVGPGLGSLTLGLLEAGADVVAVELDRGLAELLPLTLRARGVEDERFRLVHADALQVTELPSLPSAGQPTALVANLPYNVATPILLTMLGRFPAVRTALVMVQSEVVDRLTAGPGSRTYGGPSVKTAWYGRAVQAGRISRQIFWPVPNVDSALVELVRHEQPLGTDAEREAVFTVVDAAFAQRRKTLRAALAGWAGSAARSEQILRAAGIDPGARGETLGIEEFRAIARAQTETP, translated from the coding sequence ATGACCGGCGCCGACGCCGCGCACGCCGGGATGCTGCTGTCCGCCCGGGACATCCGCGAGCTCGCCGAGGCCGCCGGGATCCGGCCCTCGAAGCAGCGCGGACAGAACTTCGTGATGGACCCGAACACGGTGCGCACCATCGTGGGTCGGGCCGGGGTGGAGCCGGGTCAGGCGGTGCTCGAGGTGGGGCCGGGTCTGGGCTCTCTCACCCTGGGCCTGCTCGAGGCCGGGGCCGACGTGGTCGCCGTCGAGCTGGATCGGGGACTGGCCGAGCTGCTCCCGCTCACGCTCCGCGCCCGCGGCGTCGAGGACGAGCGCTTCCGCCTCGTGCACGCCGACGCCCTGCAGGTCACCGAGCTCCCCTCGCTCCCGAGCGCCGGGCAGCCGACGGCACTGGTCGCGAACCTCCCCTACAACGTCGCCACCCCCATCCTGCTCACGATGCTCGGGCGCTTCCCCGCAGTGCGCACCGCCCTGGTCATGGTGCAGTCCGAGGTGGTGGACAGGCTCACCGCAGGCCCGGGTTCACGCACCTACGGCGGGCCCAGCGTGAAGACCGCCTGGTACGGCCGGGCGGTGCAGGCCGGCAGGATCTCCCGGCAGATCTTCTGGCCGGTCCCCAATGTCGATTCCGCACTCGTCGAGCTGGTCCGGCACGAGCAGCCGCTCGGCACCGATGCCGAGCGGGAGGCCGTGTTCACCGTGGTCGACGCCGCCTTCGCCCAGCGGCGCAAGACGCTGCGCGCCGCCCTCGCCGGCTGGGCGGGCTCCGCGGCGCGGTCCGAGCAGATCCTGCGGGCGGCCGGCATCGACCCGGGTGCCCGGGGCGAGACCCTGGGCATCGAGGAGTTCCGCGCGATCGCCCGTGCGCAGACGGAGACTCCCTGA
- a CDS encoding TatD family hydrolase: MSSPHETPSSPAAPPPVRDREDIDPRGKKRDRSWPPAPEPLPVPVIDNHCHLDFADGDEQLSVHDHVARAAAVGIDAQITIGSDLEAVRWTAALLASPQCPPSLRGGVAVHPNEAALHARGRDHEGRELIGLAAAIDEVSELLRGPGMVVVGETGLDWFRTSRQDEQARTAQIEAFRAHIALAKELDLPLQIHDRDAHRDVLEVLEADGAPERTVLHCFSGDAEFARECVDRGWFLSFAGTVTFKNAADLRGALAEVGLGQVMVETDAPFLTPVPYRGRPNSSYLIPHTMATIAEVTGTDLEQACRTIRATTQDVYRWPEVVAA, encoded by the coding sequence ATGTCGTCACCGCACGAGACCCCGTCCTCACCCGCCGCCCCGCCACCGGTGCGCGACCGCGAGGACATCGACCCCCGGGGGAAGAAGCGCGACCGCTCCTGGCCGCCGGCGCCCGAACCGCTGCCCGTCCCGGTGATCGACAACCACTGCCATCTGGACTTCGCCGACGGCGACGAGCAGCTCAGCGTCCACGACCACGTCGCCCGGGCCGCGGCCGTCGGCATCGATGCGCAGATCACCATCGGCTCCGACCTCGAGGCCGTGCGCTGGACCGCCGCGCTGCTCGCCTCCCCGCAGTGCCCTCCCTCGCTGCGCGGCGGTGTCGCCGTGCACCCCAACGAAGCGGCGCTGCACGCGCGCGGGCGTGACCACGAAGGCCGGGAGCTGATCGGGCTCGCCGCGGCGATCGACGAGGTCTCCGAGCTGCTGCGCGGACCCGGGATGGTCGTCGTGGGCGAGACGGGACTGGACTGGTTCCGCACCTCGCGGCAGGACGAGCAGGCCCGCACCGCCCAGATCGAGGCGTTCCGGGCACACATCGCGCTCGCGAAGGAGCTGGACCTGCCGCTGCAGATCCACGACCGTGACGCCCATCGCGACGTGCTCGAGGTGCTCGAGGCCGACGGCGCCCCGGAGCGCACCGTCCTCCACTGCTTCTCCGGCGATGCCGAGTTCGCCCGCGAGTGCGTGGACCGCGGCTGGTTCCTCTCCTTCGCCGGCACCGTCACCTTCAAGAACGCCGCGGACCTGCGCGGTGCGCTCGCGGAGGTGGGCCTCGGCCAGGTCATGGTCGAGACCGACGCCCCCTTCCTCACCCCGGTCCCGTACCGGGGCCGGCCCAACTCCTCCTACCTGATCCCGCACACGATGGCGACGATCGCCGAGGTGACCGGTACCGACCTCGAGCAGGCCTGCCGCACGATCCGGGCCACCACCCAGGACGTGTACCGCTGGCCCGAGGTCGTGGCCGCATGA
- the rpmF gene encoding 50S ribosomal protein L32: MAVPKFKMSRARTHSRRSQWKAHNPDLVQVTVRGRTAAVPRRLAKAYQRGLLEIEN; this comes from the coding sequence ATGGCAGTGCCCAAGTTCAAGATGTCCCGTGCGCGCACGCACTCCCGTCGCTCGCAGTGGAAGGCCCACAACCCTGACCTCGTGCAGGTGACGGTCCGTGGCCGCACCGCCGCCGTGCCGCGTCGCCTCGCGAAGGCGTACCAGCGCGGCCTCCTCGAGATCGAGAACTGA
- the rsmI gene encoding 16S rRNA (cytidine(1402)-2'-O)-methyltransferase, with translation MLEPGVLTLAATPIGNPLDASVRLMRALGEADLIAAEDTRRLHRLVRELEVATRGTILSYHEHNEAERTGTLLEALAEGQRVLIVTDAGMPVVSDPGFRAVRAATEAGHRVTVLPGPSAVLTALAASGIAPDRFTFEGFPPRREGRRAGALAPLVTEERTMVFFESPRRTAATLSSMAAAFGGARPAAVARELTKTYEEIRRGSLDELVTWAQEGEVLGEVVIVVAGAEPVAASAEDLVAQVLARAAAGERLKAAAKEVARAHAGVGASELYDLALQRR, from the coding sequence ATGCTCGAGCCCGGAGTCCTCACCCTCGCCGCCACCCCGATCGGCAACCCGCTGGACGCCTCGGTGCGCCTGATGCGGGCCCTCGGCGAGGCGGATCTGATCGCCGCCGAGGACACCCGCCGGCTCCATCGCCTGGTCCGGGAGCTCGAGGTGGCCACCCGCGGCACGATCCTGTCCTACCACGAGCACAACGAGGCCGAACGCACCGGGACGCTGCTCGAGGCACTGGCGGAGGGGCAGCGGGTCCTGATCGTCACCGACGCCGGCATGCCCGTCGTCTCCGATCCCGGATTCCGTGCGGTGCGCGCCGCGACCGAGGCCGGACACCGGGTGACCGTGCTCCCCGGACCCTCCGCCGTGCTGACGGCGCTCGCGGCCTCCGGCATCGCCCCGGACCGCTTCACCTTCGAGGGCTTCCCGCCGCGCCGGGAGGGTCGTCGGGCCGGCGCGCTCGCACCGCTCGTGACCGAGGAGCGCACCATGGTGTTCTTCGAATCGCCGCGACGCACCGCCGCGACCCTCTCCTCGATGGCGGCGGCCTTCGGCGGAGCGCGCCCGGCCGCCGTGGCCCGCGAGCTGACCAAGACCTACGAGGAGATCCGGCGCGGCAGCCTCGACGAGCTCGTCACCTGGGCGCAGGAGGGCGAGGTGCTCGGCGAGGTGGTGATCGTGGTGGCGGGCGCGGAGCCGGTGGCGGCGAGCGCGGAGGACCTGGTCGCACAGGTGCTGGCCCGAGCAGCGGCGGGGGAGCGGCTCAAGGCCGCGGCGAAGGAGGTCGCCCGGGCCCATGCGGGCGTCGGCGCGAGCGAGCTCTACGACCTGGCGCTGCAGAGGAGGTGA
- a CDS encoding dolichyl-phosphate-mannose--protein mannosyltransferase: protein MPTEEEATSRAHRVAVDDEPGAVLASYRRRLRAFDLPASRLAWAGAMAVFGLALVLRLWGLGSIGELIFDETYYVKDGYTLTQQGVEMSWPEEPDAAFEAGDVDTYLPEGAYVVHPPLGKWLIGGGMLLLGADDPWGWRISSAVLGSIAVLLLARIGRRLLRSTTAGLIAGLLLAVDGVPLVHSRTSLLDPFLMFFALAAFGALLIDRDRFRERLALASASLHSSSAASPPLGVSGGLRPWRLTAGLLLGMACSVKWSGLYFVAVFGIMTVLWDWWARRTAAQRDWLLGGLLRDAIPAFFAVVGTALVTYVASWTGWFVSAVGYNRHLAAEEGMATGHGVLDSLLSLWLYHVQAYSFHVGLDSEHPYEANPWGWLLQLRPTNFYYRSYDFGEHGCEVAECGAHILSVGNPLIWWLGTLAILVTLVLAVVRRDGRAWAALSGILAGYVPWLFFSERTIFTFYTVAFAPWLILCLAYVMALVIGPADAERERRLAGGLFVGSLLVLIVLVSAFFWPVWTGQVLDLEQWRYRMWLPSWT, encoded by the coding sequence GTGCCCACGGAGGAGGAAGCGACATCCCGCGCCCATCGCGTCGCCGTCGACGACGAGCCGGGGGCCGTGCTCGCCTCCTACCGTCGGCGGCTGCGGGCGTTCGACCTGCCCGCCTCCCGGCTGGCCTGGGCCGGCGCGATGGCCGTGTTCGGGCTCGCCCTGGTGCTGCGGCTGTGGGGCCTGGGCTCGATCGGCGAGCTGATCTTCGACGAGACCTACTACGTCAAGGACGGTTACACCCTCACCCAGCAGGGCGTGGAGATGTCCTGGCCCGAGGAGCCGGACGCCGCCTTCGAGGCCGGGGACGTGGACACCTACCTGCCCGAGGGCGCCTACGTGGTCCATCCCCCGCTGGGCAAGTGGCTGATCGGCGGCGGCATGCTGCTGCTGGGGGCCGACGATCCCTGGGGCTGGCGGATCTCCTCGGCGGTGCTGGGCTCGATCGCGGTGCTGCTGCTGGCCCGGATCGGGCGACGGCTGCTGCGCTCGACCACCGCGGGGCTGATCGCCGGCCTGCTGCTCGCCGTCGACGGGGTGCCTCTGGTCCACTCCCGCACCAGCCTGCTCGATCCCTTCTTGATGTTCTTCGCGCTGGCGGCGTTCGGCGCGCTGCTGATCGACCGCGATCGCTTCCGCGAACGACTCGCGCTGGCCAGTGCGAGCCTGCACAGCAGCTCCGCGGCATCGCCCCCGCTGGGGGTCTCCGGCGGTCTGCGCCCTTGGCGGCTGACGGCGGGCCTGCTGCTGGGCATGGCCTGCTCGGTGAAATGGTCGGGACTGTACTTCGTGGCGGTCTTCGGGATCATGACGGTGCTGTGGGACTGGTGGGCCCGCCGCACCGCCGCCCAGCGCGACTGGCTGCTCGGCGGGCTCCTCCGGGATGCGATCCCCGCCTTCTTCGCGGTGGTGGGCACGGCGCTGGTGACCTACGTGGCCTCCTGGACCGGCTGGTTCGTCTCCGCGGTCGGGTACAACCGCCACCTCGCGGCGGAGGAGGGCATGGCCACCGGCCACGGTGTCCTGGACTCGCTGCTGTCGCTGTGGCTCTACCACGTCCAGGCCTACAGCTTCCACGTCGGCCTCGACTCCGAGCATCCCTACGAGGCGAACCCGTGGGGGTGGCTGCTGCAGCTGCGGCCCACGAACTTCTACTACCGCTCCTACGACTTCGGCGAGCACGGCTGCGAGGTCGCCGAGTGCGGGGCGCACATCCTCTCGGTCGGCAACCCGCTGATCTGGTGGCTGGGCACCCTCGCGATCCTGGTGACGCTGGTGCTCGCGGTGGTGCGCCGGGACGGGCGCGCCTGGGCGGCGCTGTCGGGGATCCTCGCCGGCTATGTGCCGTGGCTGTTCTTCAGCGAGCGGACGATCTTCACGTTCTACACCGTCGCCTTCGCGCCCTGGCTGATCCTGTGCCTGGCCTACGTGATGGCGCTGGTGATCGGCCCGGCGGACGCGGAGCGGGAGCGACGGCTCGCCGGCGGACTGTTCGTCGGCTCGCTGCTGGTGCTGATCGTGCTGGTCTCGGCGTTCTTCTGGCCGGTCTGGACCGGCCAGGTGCTCGATCTGGAGCAGTGGCGCTACCGCATGTGGCTGCCGTCCTGGACCTGA